Part of the Prevotella communis genome is shown below.
GTGCCCAGAGGGGGATGTCGTCGGTGTAGCGCTTGAATGGCTTGCCGTCGGTCATGCGGAACAGCAGACGGGCCTCGACGTCATCCACGGAATTATCATAGACATACACGCGGTCGGCAATGGCCGCCACGCGTTTGCAGTTAAGTATCGACTTCTGGTAGCGCGAGATAATTTTCGGGATCGGCACGTCATGACCGCCCTTCATCACTCGGCGAGCAATGCGCGAAGAATTGATTGACGGGTGGTTAGTTGACACGAAGAAGATGCGAATGAAGTAACCAGCCTCGTGGACGCGACGAATAAAGTCAACCTTGCCATCGCTGGAAAGCACTGTCTCGAATATCAGGCTCTGCTGGCTTCGCAAGCACTCCTCACGCTGCTTCTCGCAGTACTGTGCGGCCTGGAGCACGGCTTCGGGCGAGTTCCAGTCGCCAAAGCGGTCCTGCGCCACCTGATCGGGATTGATGTAAAGTGCATTCTCCAGCCATTCGTGCTTGAGGATCTTCGAGGTAATCGTGGTCTTACCAGACCCGTTGGGGCCGGCAATCACGATGAGTACGGGGCGGTGTGCAGTCTGGCTCATGGCTATCTGATGTTTGCGGCTGCACGCCTCAGTTCTTCGAAATAGCGTTGTGTCGCCTCTGCATTCGTCTCGCGTGCCTCCTCGGCAGCCTCACGCATCAGTTGCGAGAGCACCTCGTCGGTAGGTTCCTCCGTGCTGGTAAGCTTGTAAGTGTCGATGCTCATAATCTCAATATTTATTGTTTCTGGCGACAAAGATAGTGCAAATCGAGCGAAATACCAAAGGAGAACTCGTTTTTCTTTGTATTTGCTTTACCTCGCTTCGCGAACAGCGACCTTTGGTTCCGAGATGCAGCCTATCTTCGAGCAAAGCTCAAAGATAACACTTTTTTCCCGATATTCCTACTAAGGGTACCTCTTTTTTTATTTCTACGGACTTAAAGGACCTTTAGGACTCTTCCTGCATAGGTGGCGCTGGCGCCACGGTCCTTAGAGTCCCTAAAGTCCGTAGACGTTATTTCTGCAGCGTTTACGCCGCCACTCCTTCCCTCCTATACTCCTTAGAATGAAATTGGAAAGGAATCACGAGGCCATAAACAAGAAGAAACCCTGATCCGCGGTGCGAATCAGGGTTTCAACATTAATTAGAAGTCGTAGTCTTCTTCCTCGTCATCCCAACTGTTGGAACGAGAACGGTTAGTTTCAGTACCGGAACTGTCGTCTTGACCTCCCGTTGTCGGGTCGCCCGATTGAGAACCGCCTCCGCTCATCGTTTGCATCAACTGAGGAGCTACATTGACAACCAGTAAATCTGGTGTGATATATGCTTTCTTTTTCATTGTTTTTTTTTGTTTACTTAATAACAGTCTTTTTACCATTCTGGATGTACAGACCCTTCTTCAAGTGGCTGTTGTTGTTCATCTTACGACCGCCCAGGTCATAGATGTTATCAACCTTAGAATCAGCATCCACACTCATGATGCCAGTAGTCTGGCTATCACCGAAGTCGAGAACAAACTCACGAGCAGCCACTACATGCTCATCGAACTGGAAGTAAGCGCGACAAGCGTTCAGCGTACGAGCAACACCAGTATACTTCAGCTTATTGCCTACCGTCATGTAGAAGATGTC
Proteins encoded:
- a CDS encoding zeta toxin family protein yields the protein MSQTAHRPVLIVIAGPNGSGKTTITSKILKHEWLENALYINPDQVAQDRFGDWNSPEAVLQAAQYCEKQREECLRSQQSLIFETVLSSDGKVDFIRRVHEAGYFIRIFFVSTNHPSINSSRIARRVMKGGHDVPIPKIISRYQKSILNCKRVAAIADRVYVYDNSVDDVEARLLFRMTDGKPFKRYTDDIPLWAQNIIG